A genomic window from Halorubrum lacusprofundi ATCC 49239 includes:
- a CDS encoding HAD family hydrolase: MTYDTVVFDNDGVLVGRTRFDVLRDATRDAFEECGVEEPDPDDVERMTIGATPGSVGTVCQTYDLDPGSFWRTRDDVVSKAQQQEAREGRKTPYDDLDELQSLEVEMGIVSSNQQATVDFLVNHFDGFERFGAAYGREPTIHSLQLRKPNPHYIEQALGDLDAGNALFVGDNESDVRAAENAGIDSAFIRRPHRRDWELNVWPTWEIDRLSDLHDIVG, encoded by the coding sequence ATGACGTACGATACCGTCGTGTTCGACAACGACGGTGTCCTCGTAGGCCGCACGCGCTTCGACGTGCTCCGGGATGCAACCCGGGACGCGTTCGAGGAGTGCGGCGTCGAGGAGCCCGATCCGGACGACGTAGAGCGCATGACTATCGGCGCGACCCCCGGCAGCGTGGGGACCGTCTGTCAGACGTACGACCTCGATCCGGGGTCGTTCTGGCGGACCCGCGACGACGTGGTCTCGAAGGCCCAACAGCAGGAGGCGCGCGAGGGGCGTAAGACCCCCTACGACGACCTCGACGAGCTACAGAGCCTCGAGGTAGAGATGGGAATCGTCTCCTCGAACCAGCAGGCAACCGTGGACTTCCTCGTGAACCACTTCGACGGATTCGAGCGGTTCGGCGCCGCCTACGGCCGGGAGCCTACAATCCACTCGCTCCAGCTCCGTAAGCCGAACCCCCACTACATCGAACAGGCGCTCGGCGACCTCGACGCCGGCAACGCGCTGTTCGTCGGCGACAACGAGTCCGACGTGCGCGCCGCCGAGAACGCGGGCATCGACTCCGCGTTCATCCGTCGCCCCCACCGCCGCGACTGGGAGCTGAACGTCTGGCCGACCTGGGAGATCGATCGGCTCTCGGACCTGCACGACATCGTCGGGTAG
- a CDS encoding TIGR00725 family protein, with amino-acid sequence MRVSVIGGSSVPAETAAVAEELGERLANRGHTVVCGGLGGVMAAVCRGAANAGGETIGVLPTGRCEDANPHVTTPIATGMGHARNALVVMNGDAAIAVDGSHGTLSEIGMALAHGRAVAGLDTHDIEGVEAVASPARAIDHVENAV; translated from the coding sequence ATGCGCGTCAGTGTCATCGGCGGCAGTTCGGTTCCGGCCGAGACGGCAGCGGTCGCCGAAGAGTTGGGAGAACGACTCGCGAACCGCGGCCACACGGTCGTTTGTGGTGGGCTCGGCGGCGTGATGGCGGCGGTCTGTCGCGGCGCCGCAAACGCCGGCGGGGAGACGATCGGCGTCCTGCCGACCGGCCGGTGTGAGGACGCGAACCCGCACGTCACGACCCCGATCGCGACCGGAATGGGCCACGCCCGCAACGCGCTCGTGGTGATGAACGGCGACGCCGCGATCGCGGTCGACGGCTCGCACGGCACGCTCTCGGAGATCGGGATGGCGCTCGCACACGGGCGGGCGGTCGCCGGGCTCGACACGCACGACATCGAGGGCGTGGAGGCGGTCGCGTCGCCGGCGAGGGCGATCGACCACGTCGAGAACGCTGTCTGA
- a CDS encoding MinD/ParA family ATP-binding protein, which translates to MIAVAGGKGGSGKTTTTLGLARALSRRGAPVVAADADWDLPNLARLASATDGDREPAADAPTVVDAIRTEGQIRPDRRAPTVLSAPDEPADVDARRILGALAESVPDDSPTLLDCPAGASPDAAAPLRVADRCLLATPLRRAALRDAAKTAALARRLDCLPVGVVAVRAESVPTGVGDLLGCPVLGRIPPAEAEPLASSAVRSAYDDLARRLVDEHGADRWRVA; encoded by the coding sequence GTGATAGCCGTGGCTGGCGGAAAGGGCGGAAGCGGGAAGACGACCACCACGCTGGGGCTCGCGCGGGCGCTGTCTCGACGGGGCGCCCCCGTCGTCGCCGCCGATGCCGACTGGGATCTCCCGAATCTCGCGCGGTTGGCGAGCGCGACCGACGGGGATCGCGAGCCCGCTGCGGACGCGCCGACTGTGGTCGACGCGATTCGGACTGAAGGACAGATCCGTCCCGATCGGCGGGCGCCAACGGTGCTTTCGGCGCCAGACGAGCCCGCAGACGTCGATGCGAGACGAATCCTCGGCGCGCTCGCAGAGTCGGTTCCCGACGATTCGCCGACCCTCCTTGACTGCCCGGCGGGGGCGTCGCCCGACGCCGCAGCGCCGCTCCGGGTCGCCGATCGGTGTCTCCTCGCGACGCCCCTTCGGCGGGCCGCGCTACGAGACGCCGCGAAGACCGCGGCCCTCGCGCGTCGGCTGGACTGTCTCCCGGTCGGCGTCGTTGCCGTTCGAGCCGAGTCGGTTCCGACAGGAGTCGGTGACCTGCTCGGCTGTCCGGTTCTTGGACGGATCCCGCCGGCCGAGGCAGAGCCGTTGGCGTCGTCTGCGGTACGATCGGCGTACGACGACCTTGCTCGTCGACTTGTCGACGAACACGGTGCGGATCGGTGGCGGGTCGCGTGA
- a CDS encoding YlbF family regulator yields the protein MSVEQASPDEQAAIEDLGRNLGDRIAQTQEYERFEAAREAVQRDEEVQAKIDEFEQIRAEFMQARETGQATNSGLQKVQEAQDELHSMAVMSEFLDAQEDLTDTLEAVNEAISEPLAVDFGGEAGGCCQD from the coding sequence ATGAGCGTCGAACAGGCCTCCCCCGACGAACAGGCCGCTATCGAGGACCTCGGTCGCAATCTCGGCGATCGTATCGCCCAGACACAGGAGTACGAGCGGTTCGAGGCGGCTCGCGAAGCGGTCCAGCGCGACGAGGAAGTCCAAGCGAAGATCGACGAATTCGAACAGATCCGCGCAGAGTTCATGCAGGCTCGAGAGACCGGACAGGCGACGAACTCCGGGCTCCAGAAGGTGCAAGAAGCTCAAGACGAGCTCCACTCGATGGCCGTCATGAGCGAGTTCCTCGATGCACAGGAGGATCTGACCGACACCCTCGAAGCCGTGAACGAGGCCATCTCGGAGCCACTCGCGGTCGACTTCGGCGGCGAGGCCGGCGGCTGCTGTCAAGACTGA
- the dph2 gene encoding diphthamide biosynthesis enzyme Dph2 has product MSDSTEGDLTKTGMALKHDREWDYELDRIVEAIEERDASKVGLQFPEGLKRRGPKVADDLREVAPDDVTFMLSGQPCYGACDLDTYLMRRTDVFVHFGHTPMKESDSIVYVPLFSNVDPFPIMEDALEEELASPEEDADVGLVTTAQHMNRFEEMTDWLEERGYEVHTRRGDDRLTKEGQVLGCNYASADIDAEQVLYVGGGKFHPVGLAMEHPDKRVVIADPVNNAVSVAEHDQFLKQRYASVHKAMSAEKWGVIFCTKIGQGRWEKAQEIVENNENAYLITMDEVTPDRLRNFDMDAFVNTGCPRITTDDGPRFHKPMLTPGEYEAAIGEKPLDSIEFDTFHDTW; this is encoded by the coding sequence ATGAGCGACTCCACGGAGGGCGACCTCACGAAGACGGGGATGGCCCTGAAACACGACCGCGAGTGGGACTACGAACTCGATCGGATCGTCGAGGCTATCGAGGAGCGCGACGCGTCGAAGGTCGGCCTCCAGTTCCCCGAGGGACTCAAGCGCCGTGGCCCGAAGGTCGCCGACGATCTCCGCGAGGTCGCGCCCGACGACGTGACCTTCATGCTGTCCGGCCAACCCTGCTACGGCGCCTGCGACCTCGACACGTACCTGATGCGCCGGACCGACGTGTTCGTCCACTTTGGTCACACGCCGATGAAGGAGTCCGACAGCATCGTCTACGTTCCCCTGTTCTCGAACGTCGACCCGTTCCCGATCATGGAGGACGCGCTGGAGGAAGAACTCGCATCTCCAGAAGAGGACGCCGACGTGGGGCTCGTCACGACGGCTCAGCACATGAACCGGTTCGAGGAGATGACCGACTGGTTAGAGGAGCGCGGCTACGAGGTCCACACCCGCCGGGGCGACGACCGTCTCACGAAGGAGGGACAGGTGCTCGGCTGCAACTACGCCTCCGCGGACATCGACGCCGAGCAGGTGCTGTACGTCGGCGGCGGGAAGTTCCACCCGGTCGGCCTCGCGATGGAGCACCCCGACAAGCGCGTCGTCATCGCCGACCCCGTCAACAACGCGGTCTCGGTCGCCGAACACGACCAGTTCCTCAAGCAGCGCTACGCCTCGGTTCACAAGGCGATGAGCGCCGAGAAGTGGGGCGTCATCTTCTGTACGAAGATCGGTCAAGGCCGCTGGGAGAAGGCCCAAGAGATCGTCGAGAACAACGAGAACGCCTACCTGATCACGATGGACGAGGTGACGCCGGACCGCCTCCGAAACTTCGACATGGACGCGTTCGTCAACACCGGCTGTCCCCGGATCACGACTGACGACGGCCCCCGGTTCCACAAGCCGATGTTGACCCCCGGCGAGTACGAGGCCGCGATCGGCGAGAAGCCGCTCGACTCGATCGAGTTCGACACGTTCCACGACACCTGGTAA
- a CDS encoding alpha/beta hydrolase has translation MTEIPLEHVHVAPDNESGTAPAVFVLHGRGADEEDLLPVARHLPDGLHVVSLRAPDPLQGGYTWYELDLSAGGLEASQPDAADFRRSLDLVAESVDAAVESYDLDSDRLGLLGFSQGAITSLSLVLEDPDRYAWIVALHGYLADAHADLEPDGIEDKPVFVGAGAGDRVIPESRSAAAADRFDEIGAAVTRGSYPGGHGIGQQELSDVVAFVESQIAKHE, from the coding sequence ATGACCGAGATCCCGCTTGAACACGTCCACGTCGCGCCCGACAACGAGTCTGGCACAGCCCCCGCCGTCTTCGTGCTGCACGGTCGCGGCGCTGATGAGGAGGACCTGCTGCCGGTGGCGCGACACCTCCCGGACGGGCTCCACGTCGTGAGCCTGCGCGCTCCCGACCCGCTACAGGGCGGGTACACGTGGTACGAGCTCGACCTGTCCGCCGGCGGGCTCGAAGCGAGCCAGCCGGATGCGGCGGACTTCCGGCGAAGCCTCGATCTGGTCGCCGAGAGCGTCGACGCCGCTGTCGAATCGTACGACCTCGATTCCGACCGGCTCGGCCTGCTCGGATTCAGTCAGGGGGCGATCACGAGTCTCTCGCTCGTGTTGGAGGACCCGGACCGCTACGCGTGGATCGTCGCGCTCCACGGCTACCTCGCGGACGCGCACGCCGACCTCGAACCGGACGGGATCGAGGACAAACCGGTGTTCGTCGGCGCTGGCGCCGGGGACCGCGTGATTCCGGAGTCGCGATCGGCCGCCGCGGCCGACCGGTTCGACGAGATCGGCGCCGCCGTCACCCGGGGGAGCTACCCGGGCGGTCACGGAATCGGCCAGCAGGAGCTGAGCGATGTCGTCGCGTTCGTGGAGTCACAGATCGCGAAACACGAGTGA